A segment of the Candidatus Sumerlaea chitinivorans genome:
TCTGCCAACAGCGTCGAGTCGACGTTCACAACAACGAATCCAGCGTTGCTCGCGATGCGAGCTGCCTCCGACAGGAAGACACGGGACGGACAATCCTTCCACCGCGGATCCGTGTTGGGGAAATGCTGACCAATATCAGGTTCTCCTAAGGCCCCAAAAATAGCGTCACAGATAGCGTGCAGAAGCGCATCGGCGTCGGAGTGCCCTGCCAAACCACGTGTGTGCGGTATTTGAACTCCGCCCAGCACCAGCGGGCGCCCCTCTTCGAAGGCGTGAACATCGAATCCGATTCCAACACGAAACGACATACCTAACTCTCCTCGACCTTGCAGTAGGCGTGACAACCGGTTCACACCTTGCAAGATTGAAACGTCCGGTTATAGAAAAAACGTCGTTTCGTACCTCTCGAAAAGGTTGGAATCCTAAGCGCGGAGCGCCTCCCGTATGATGATTCTCATGCCATTGATGCTTCATCTCGAGTTCCGGACGGGAGGTGTGAGGTACGAAGGGGGGCGTGTGCCCTCACCACTGCTACGTTGTTTGGGTGCCGGCAGAGTCGCTTTTGTGAAGGAGTTTATGGACCAACCATGTTCATTTTCCCGTGACACGCATTCGTGTCCTGATATAAGGATAAGCTCGAGGCCAACACGGACTTCACTTATGCAGGGAATTTTGCGGATCTTTTGGGAGAAACGGTACCATGCGTAAGACTGTTCTTAGCCTTTTAGTTTGGCTTGCAGTAGTTTCGGGAGCGATGGCGGCTGGACCTCCCGTTGGCGAGGTGCCGTTTGTTCGCGCCAGTAGTAAGGAAGAAGCGGTTGCGAAACTCCAAGTCTTGCGCAAGACTCTTTCCACGCTTCCGCCGCGCGTTACCCCAGAACAAAAACTAATCGATGAAGGAACCTACTACCGGGTGGGACAGACCACGGTTCCGCTTCTACGAGTCGCCGAGGAATACGCAGTGCGCTACCGCCCTGGAACAAGTTATGAAGCTGGCCTACGGGCTCTCAAAGACGCGGGGGTCAACGTGGAGCGAGTTGGTACCTGCGTTCCTACACAGCTCGACATCCTTCGGCTAAGTGCGGACGCGGCTGCGGGGGGCGGACGAGCCCTTCGCTCCGCTTCCTCGATGGTCGAAAAGGTATACCCCGTTTTTGTCTACCCACAGGACAATGCTCGAATGATCGCGGGGGATGATGTGATTGTATGTGTGGAGGACGAAGCGACCTTGGCACGTCTGAGCGGCGCATTGGCCAACGCCCGTGCCCAAGTCGTCCGGCGCTTGCCGTCTAAAAACGCGATCACCTATCTTGTCCGCCTTGAGCCAGATGCAGAGCTGGACGCCCTTGGGCTTTGCGAAATGCTCCATGGACAGCAAGGGGTGCTTTGGGCTGAGCCAGACTTTACCCGCGAGATCTTTTTCGATTTTACGCCGAACGACCCACTTTTCAGCATGCAGCAGTCGCATCATAACACTGGCTCCAATGGAGCTGTGGCGGACGCCGATGTGGACGCGCCGGAGGCATGGGACGTGAGCGTGGGGAGCTCCAGTATCGTGATCGCGATTATTGACGACGGCGTGGACACGAGCCACACGGATTTGCTCATTGCGCCGGGTGGTTATGATTTCTACAATAACGACAGTGACCCAAGCCCAACGGGGACGAACGGCCACGGGACTGGCTGTGCTGGCGTTGCGGCTGCCGTCATCAATAACAATTATCGCACAGCTGGCATCGCCGGAGGATGCAAGATCCTACCTATCAAAATTGCGGAATCAACATTTGCGAGCAACACGGTCATTGGTAACGCCATCCAGTATGCAGCAGATCATGCGGACGTGCTTTCCAATAGCTGGGGCGGAGGCGGCTCGAGCTCGTTCATCAATACAGCCATTGATTACGCGGTGACGAACGGGCGAGGCGGAAAAGGTTGCCCCGTGTTCTTTGCCAGTGGGAACTCGGCGAGCGGGTGGTACCAAGGCGGTGGGCGCTATCGCCTCTCGACAAGTGGCCTGAGTGGGACTTACCGGTTCGCCTTTGATTATTGGAAAGATGTGGCGATCAGTTCAGGATTGGACACCGTATATATTGACAATGTATGCCTATTGTCCTCTGATGGTTATACCCATATCTGGCGAGAGGATTTCGAGGGCGCCTCGTTCCCACCTTCTGGGTGGACGTTGGTCAGCAGCACCGGCACAAACTTCTGGTATCGAACGACAACAAACGCTTACACCGCAACCGGCGGAAGCTACTCGGCCCGAGCAGGAGCGATCGGGAATAATCAATGGACCGACCTGCGGACCCCGCTGATGACCATCACGGGTACCGAGACATTAGCCTTTGCAGCGTATATCTCAAGCCAAGCTGGGAAAGATGGGTTGTATGTGGACGTTTATGACAGCTCAGACACCTACATTGGCTCGTGGGGGCTTTTCTCCGGCGTTCCAACGATCTCCACTGCGGTGGCCTACCCAGCTAACTACGTGAATACAATTGCGGTCGGAGCGGCAAGTGACTGCGATCGGCGCTCAGACTATAGCCAGTATGGACCGGAATTGGATTTCGTCGCCCCCAGCAATGGCGGGTGGAATGATATCGTGACACTCGATCCGATTGGCTCGATCGGATGGACGTCTACCGACTACAAGACCAATTTTGGTGGCACAAGCTCGGCCTGTCCGTTAGCCGCAGGGATTGGTGCACTGCGCCTGAGCTATTCCCCCACCACGACGGCCAGTGCACTGCGAAGCTGGATGCGCGCCAACTGCGACAAAATCGGGGGTGTC
Coding sequences within it:
- a CDS encoding 2-C-methyl-D-erythritol 2,4-cyclodiphosphate synthase, with the translated sequence MSFRVGIGFDVHAFEEGRPLVLGGVQIPHTRGLAGHSDADALLHAICDAIFGALGEPDIGQHFPNTDPRWKDCPSRVFLSEAARIASNAGFVVVNVDSTLLAEEPKMGPHIPAMREAIAKELGIEPQRVGIKATTMERLGFIGRREGIAAMAVVMLGKRDSLDSER